In Plectropomus leopardus isolate mb chromosome 21, YSFRI_Pleo_2.0, whole genome shotgun sequence, the DNA window TTAGCACACAGTGTATTGATGGTATTAAATAGGAGATTATCACTGCAACACTCAACACTCAAGCCATGTTTTAGTCCTTTCATAAACTCATCACCTTGGCGCCTGCTGACAGCTGCATGCTGTGATTCTTGTAGTGTTGCATCCTAACATGAAGGGCTTTCTGAGGTCTTGTCAGCAGTAGCGGCATATTGTTGTGATATTACAAATACATGCGTCACTGTATGTTTTCGGGGAAAGGCCTGTCTGAAGAGAGACTTCTCCGGGTCCAGGGAAATGTTTAGCGTAAACTCATCCCCACATGCATCTGGCAACAGTATCTGAGCAACCCTGCTGGACTCGTGGAAGAGCTAGCTGTTATGATTGACTGTGTGAACAGACTGTATATTAGTGTGTGTGGTACACACACTGTATGTCATATATCCTCAGCCTGCCTTAATgtcccttttctcctcctctgttttggCTTCAAACCAAATTCCCCTCCCCAGCCCCAGATGTAAAAACAAGCTCAACAAAAGTGTACATTTCCCTGGTAAATCTGTCAGTGGATATGTCATCCAGACACTGCACGCTCTGCACGCTGAGACACTGCACAAAGGCAATAGAGGAGATTTACTTGTTGAGGAGAAGGGggacaaaattgtttttttcatgtaaatgtcTGGTTCTTTTGGGCATTCTCAAAGCCATTTCACAAGTGgagaatttttatattttaatggaGACCTGTATTAGTTTCAGTTTAGGACTTTTAAACAACACAAGATCCCTCTGTCTTgcgtatacacacacaggcacaccaTAATGGGCATAATGCCAATCTGAAAAGCTGGGGTTAGCAGAAGTTCAGAGACAATGCAgtcagtgtgtggtggtgtcCCCTCTCTAGATTGGGACTTTTTTTGCAGGTCATTGAAGGCAGTGCAGGTGAAAATTAGTGCAAGTGAAACTCTTctcatgtccttttttttccagcagcagtttgtgaagcTTGTGTTGGATCTGTTGAtccggtcagagctgatcaactcagatcagattgatggataaAAGAAGGAGCCGCTGCAGAGCCAAGTGAATGGAAAATCCTAGACCCAGCACAATTAataattttcactttcactgtgcctggcgCTTTAGGCTCTGATAGTGTGTTGCAATGCATAACCAGACATTATATATACTCCAATAACACTCCAAACGAACTTTCcagctcaaaaaacacaaaatcaatacATGATGGCAAAtgacttgatttgatttgatcattgcaggctgccacaaagaaatgtatgtgtgggaaaccctgcaatGTGTAGTGTGTATGGTTTGACAATTCAGCATCAATAATTATAGCCGTGTTATAATATTCCTGACATTAAATGGCACAACCTGCAAGAGTCACCACATCAGCTGAAGCAGGATGAAGTCATCATGACATCCCTTTTAACTTAGTGGTTTTGGTAGTCGGCTAATCTTCTGTgccttcttttttgtgtgttttgtattgcCCTTGGGATACACCTTGTGAcctctctgaaaaaaaaataaattttacttaCTTTTCATTGCCTAGGTGTTGACTTCAAAGTGAAGACCATAACTGTGGACGGTAACAAGGCAAAGCTGGCGATATGGGTAAGTGTCAAACTCTGTTTACTCCGTCAACTCTGCCCCGTTCACAAGTCCCAGTGAAACTGAGGTTAGAGCATCTTCAGCTGCTGTATTATGATGAATTTCTCAGTGAAAAAGAATGGTGAACAATTACAAGAGGGATTTAAATCCAATCATTTGGAccactaaaaacacagttttagttTGTGCACACAGTTTAGCAGGATACGGAGTCACAGTAGACTGCTGGCTCCACACACGCCTCCCTCTCTGTActatgaggaggaggacaagagagagagggaaaaagattTTGCTAACTGATATCCAAACACATCTCTCTCCATCTTGCTCTTTTAGCTACAACCACAAACGATGAAGAGTGGGTTTATATGTAGTGACCGACAGTTCACTTGGATTCCACAcattcatttccaaaaaaattaaaaaggcaaaCTCTATGCTGGCAATAACATgaagaactttttaaaatttatgcaaagaaatatttttaccaCTATATAAATCCCTGGTGAGATCAGATCAGGAAGTTGTAAATTCTGCCTGgtgtgttataaaataaaatatgtagaAAACACTGAGACAGTTCAGAGAAGAACTACCGAACTAATTTAACGTCTGCAAGAGATGTTATGTAAAGAGAGATTAAGAGAATTACTCTTACCAACTCTAGCATAGAGGAGCGACAGAGGTGACATGTAAGGTTGTTCACAGAATATATGATATTTCTGATGAGGCTGTCATCCACTTTTGGGATAATAGAtgaactgataaaaaatatttttcacaaagGTTTTTctcagtaaatataaaaaagccTGTGCACACTTAATTCAGTTTAAGCATGCAAAAAGAGCTTCCAAAGGATGTAAAGCATTGCTGGTCAACAAAGGACATTTTGTGTAATTGTAAAGCTGATTTGTGATCTTTgtgtaattattgttattttaaacatatatattgtggtatagttttgttgtttggtttgcTTGTTGTAGTTGGTGGAGTGGAAGATTTACATTGTATACCAGAAATGTTCATTCAGTTTTATTAGATTAAATTACCAGTTTGCTACTAGTCACCAAAGGTATTATTTCATTGGATTAACTTTTGCAAATGCACCGAGCGCAGCATGagtcattaaacatttaaattttcatttttcttggttttatggaaaaaaaaaaaagattgggtTATGATGTAAAAATGCTCTGATAGTTTTTTTACTATGTGTGTGGTTTATTACAAGAGATAGATGATAGATTaacaaaattgtttaaaaaaaaaaatgaaaaagtgtttttcatatCACTGGGTCTTGTagtaaaacacatcaaacaaaaaagtggCTCTTCTCTGTCAGAGGAGATAGATTCACTATCAAACTCCTCCATGACTCCAATCAGTCTATTCTCTCAAGTGGCCAGAAGATGGCGCTTATGTAACACCATTTTGTCGCTACGTGCTCATTGAGGGACACAGAGGAGTCGGCCTTGTTGTTTATGTCTGTCTGCCCTCGTTTTCCTTCTGTCTGAGCCACCAGTTTTCCCTGCGAGTGTGTCCAGTGATACCGAACTGCTTGTGTTTTGCAGGACACTGCAGGACAGGAGCGCTTCCGAACCCTGACGCCTAGTTACTACCGTGGTGCCCAGGGAGTCATACTGGGTAAGCTGTTGGCGCCATTATTACTCAAGcacctgcgtgtgtgtgtgtgtgtgtgtgtgtgtgtgtgtgtgcccctcTTTATTTTAGAGTCAGGCCCCTGGTTGTAAAGAAAGTGATGGCTTTTCATCCTgtgacccacacacacacacgcacacactcttgcctctctctctctctggtagTTAGTTTATACCCATAAGTCAGACTCCTCATATGGACATGCATGTACagcatgtatacacacacacaggaactaagttaaacctttaaaacagacTTCCTCTGCAGCTTATGGTTTTTGACCACTCTAATGATATATCGAAACACAGGGTGCCTTGCTATAGCTCTGGGATTATGAGAGCTCCCCGTGTGATACTATCACAAGGCTTCAACTCCTTTGATTTTATCAACcatgtgtttttactttttttattttatccttattttttaaatatctcagAAATATTAGAATTAAAGTGTTATGAGGTctgtttttcactaaaaaaaaaatgtttttaaattcaagCCCTCTTAGACATAATCACtcttaaaaacattgttttatttaatctttctATTAGGTCTTGTATTTGTACATAAAACTATTGTTGATGCAAAACAGTACCATGATAATGCTGATATAATTATTCCCATGCTGCAAAAATATCCTATCGTATCCTGGATTTAGAGATGGAAAAATCTAGAAACAACGCCTTTCCTCCAACCTTACCCGTGACCTAAACTATCATCAACTTATCTGGGAAATGTACAACGTGCGTGTGTTATCCTTCATTCTTAGCGTGTCTTGTTGATGTGGTTTGGCGCAGTGTATGATGTCACACGGCGAGAAACCTTTGCCAAGCTTGACAACTGGCTCAACGAGCTCGAGACGTACTGTACAAGGAACGACCTCGTGAAAATGCTTGTGGGGAATAAAATTGATAAGGTaaggatgtttttggttgtgtaTAAAATGTTGGTGAAGTTGAAGTTGTTGGATTGGAGAGAAGCAGTGCatgatgattttttcttttaaattcagcTTGTCCCATACAGTGCTAATCtgttcttcaaaataaatgtactaTTTTTGAATGACCTTAATATCCACTTTTTGGACAgttattaaaattgttttttctgtatctacagatgtaaaataaacagatatgtAGTAACTTtgtataaacataaatacacccaacagtaaaataaattgccaaaaataagtatctttaaaaataaaattccgCTTACAGCCAGTTGACAAATTACAGAACTAAACGACCGTGGCAGACCCACTTTCATATTTCTGGCAGCTGCTCCTTCACCAGGATACCAGAATCAGTCAGTGGGGATAAAAATGCCCACTAAGTACAGCATTATGAATTTATTGTGTCCTGTTCTTCGTCTGCAAAAATCACTTTTCCCTCCCTGCTCCGTGACGACCACAGTAGCTGACAGCTCCGCCCGGCAGACCTCAAATAAGCCATTACCTCTCTTTTGTTTTAGGAAAACCACGAGCTAGACAGGGCCGAAGGACTGAAGTTTGCAAGAAAACATTCCATGCTTTTTATAGGTAAGTCAGGAGGATTCCCTACTCCACAAAGACCTGCTGGGCATGAGTTACAGCAGACTGCTACACGGGGGGAAACAGCTTTTGAAATAACTATCATGCTTGCCGAGGAATGCTTGCATAGTTCTATTAATAAAACAGGCTTCGTATATCATCTTCCATGTGCTCTTGTTTTCCcttcattttttcagatttgtcaGTTTAGGAATTATGAAAAGAGTTGAAGTGACCTGCACTTCAACTGGTTTTTATCTTtatcaaagacaaaaagttgttagttgtttttttgttgaaatgaaaagatTTCACTCTGATCTCTCTCCTAATATATTAagtctgatttgtttttttttaaaagattaatttcCTTATGCTATGGTCATTACTGTTTCATAATGTTGCTGGATATCATCATGTTGTGTAGCCGGTGTTGACGATATCCCCTTATAACCTCTTAAGGTTTGCTATTAGTGTCTGGGGATGACACTTATTGTCGAGACATTTTCCACCACTCGCCCTTTCACTCTGGGAGCGCAGCACATGATGACATCAAGATGCAGGCATTAACAGTCGCTGTATCTGTATCTCAtctcctttccttccttctctTTTAATCcacttgatttttcttttcccttgtttttccTCACTCTCTTTCCCCTGTATCTGTCCCTTCACCCTTCTGGTTGCTGCCTGTATTTTCATTCTTCGTTTTTCCCTCTTTATTTTTGGACTCTTTGCATATATAATATTGAAATCCAGGAGGTTCTAGGATCCCTCTGTGTAAACATAATCGGTACAAACACTCATTCAGTCAAACTCATTAATTGGCAAATGGAGGACTGACAGAAATACAGGAGTATTTAAGTATGAAAGAATATTTGAGTATCTATGTATATGCTTGAGTACCCATTTAGCAGTAGTATGCCCTGTATGTCCAATTTACACAGTGTTTTATCACAAGCAAATGTTCTGCACCTGTCATAgataatatttcatgtttttactgtgtttctCCTATTGTTTCTATTCAGTGCTTTTACTGAAGTGTGTGGTTTAACTCAacaatttcacaattttctCCCAAGGAagacaaataaagtaacctTGAACCTTAATTTGGTTCTTCCAGAGGCGAGCGCTAAAACCAGGGACGGCGTTCAGTGTGCTTTCGAGGAGCTGGTGGAGAAAATCATCCAGACTCCCGGCTTATGGCAGAGCGAGAACCACGGCAGAGGAGTCCAGCTCACCGACGAAGACGCGGGAGGCGGAAGCTGCGGGGGCTACTGCTCCCTGGTCtagacaacacacacagacatattcacacacatatgTTCAAACATACATGTGAATACCACACACAGTGCcacacaagcatacacacaaacacacttgaaaGAACAGTCcgccccccccaccctcccacTGTGTGCTGTCCTGAGCTGAGCTCCCTCCTCAGGCATTAAGGTGAGGTCCAACTGTCTCCCCTCTGTTAAGCTGTAAGGGTTGaccgtccacacacacacacatacacacacacacacacacttcctgtgtTCACACAGATTTTTTGCACACTTTCTAATAACAATGCTGCGCTAAAATGCAGCTCAGCCTTCCTCTTAATAGAATTTGAGtgactttttctctctgttttgttaTGACTTAAAAGTTTTTCGCAGTTTCGGGTCCTTGGCCAAAATATTAACCATTCTCACTTCATATGTTAGATTTTATTAAAGCAGTGCAGTGAAATGAGTCCAAAAGTCGAAACCAAAGTTTGTCAGGCATATGGCTTAGTTTCTGAAATATGATAATGAGAatggaaaaacagttttgatcAAGGGTTCCTTTGTCGTCTCCAGCATGCTTATTGTCCTCGGAGCACCTTGCCTTAGAAAGCACATGTGTATCATTGCAGGGCCGACTTTTTCTCCAGTGTTTGTCTTTCTTCTGCTCTGTCCCGTGCTTGATCCCAATGCTGCCCGCAGACTCTTATGAACATTATGCTGCTTATGGAGAAGCTTATCAAGCCAAGCCATCTTGTACTCCATCTCACCACTCTCAGTCAAAAGGCTTGGATCATGTGTCTCTGTTGTCCACACAACTGCCTCATTTTCGTCAGAATATAATAGAGTTACCAACTGTCTGGAATGATGTTTTACGACTTTTATTGACTTGGACTTCAAacttttggtgtgtttttgaagaGCGCATAAATCAAAGAGATTGGCACCAGCAAGCTTTCCACTGGGTGCCGAAGAAGAGGGAACCTCTTAAAATTGCACGCCTTTTGTTGTAACGAGTTGCTTTAATGGAGTGCGACCTACTGGCACTCCCTCACTCAGACAGATAATATCAGTAATAACACCACTATGGTTTTTCATATAGATCCCTTTGACTGGACAGAGACAAAGGAAAAGTGTTCAATATTAGACAGGGCAGTGAGTCATAAGGGTGTTTCCACTGAATTTGGAAAATCAAAGCAAAAGCTGTGTGTTCCACACTGCTAATGGATTTCACAGTACTCCTatctctgtatttatttgagAAGCAGTTATAGATGTGCTTTTGCCCTGACCTCTGGCCATGTTTGTAGTATGCGAGTGCTGGTGTGTGTTCCGGGaaattctgggaaatgtagttctGAGAGTTTGATCTTGTAACAGGGATGGTGAAAATGACATGGATACAAGCATGTcttatcacaattttttttttaatctctttttaatTGCATGGGAAACTCTGCGTgccatttatttgtatttgtttgtcaaAGTGAATGGCCTCCACGGGCTATTTACTATAAACACTTTAACTTATATTTAGCTGGAAGTAAAAAATTGCGTACCATTTGGATTTAATggtataataaaacaaaaaggaactAGGCTCTTACTTAC includes these proteins:
- the rab18a gene encoding ras-related protein Rab-18a; translated protein: MEDDTLTTLKILIIGESGVGKSSLLLRFTDDTFDPEQAATIGVDFKVKTITVDGNKAKLAIWDTAGQERFRTLTPSYYRGAQGVILVYDVTRRETFAKLDNWLNELETYCTRNDLVKMLVGNKIDKENHELDRAEGLKFARKHSMLFIEASAKTRDGVQCAFEELVEKIIQTPGLWQSENHGRGVQLTDEDAGGGSCGGYCSLV